One Capsicum annuum cultivar UCD-10X-F1 chromosome 2, UCD10Xv1.1, whole genome shotgun sequence genomic window carries:
- the LOC107860773 gene encoding peroxidase 16 — protein MERWGGLYVLILAIIVILGGADGQLQENFYAFTCPNVEFTVQQAVATKFSQTFVTIPATLRLFFHDCFVEGCDASVMIASPDGDAEKDFKDNLSLAGDGFDTVVKAKEAVEALCPGVVSCADILAIAARDVVVLAGGPSYNVELGRRDGLISKASRVAGNLPEPNFNLIQLNTMFARHNLSQFDMIALSGAHTLGFSHCDRFANRIYSFTPSNPDPSLDPEYAKQLMGMCPQNVDPSIAINMDPVTPRTFDNEYYKNLVGGKGLFTSDQVLFTDESSQGTVNDFANNGFDFNGAFVTAMRKLGRVGVKTGDKGEIRLDCSRFNS, from the exons ATGGAGAGATGGGGGGGCTTATATGTGCTTATCTTGGCAATCATAGTGATTCTTGGCGGAGCTGATGGGCAGCTACAAGAGAACTTCTACGCTTTTACCTGTCCTAATGTGGAATTCACAGTTCAACAGGCTGTGGCTACAAAGTTCAGCCAGACTTTTGTCACTATTCCAGCGACTCTGCGTCTCTTTTTCCATGATTGCTTTGTTGAG GGCTGTGACGCCTCTGTTATGATAGCTTCACCGGATGGAGACGCGGAAAAGGATTTCAAGGATAACCTTTCCCTTGCAGGAGATGGATTTGACACTGTGGTAAAGGCTAAAGAAGCAGTAGAGGCTCTTTGCCCTGGGGTAGTATCATGTGCAGATATCTTAGCAATCGCCGCCAGAGACGTTGTAGTGCTG GCAGGAGGCCCTTCGTACAATGTAGAATTGGGACGTCGTGATGGGCTCATCTCCAAGGCATCTCGGGTTGCTGGAAACTTGCCAGAACCTAACTTCAATCTCATTCAACTGAACACAATGTTTGCCAGGCACAATCTCAGCCAGTTTGACATGATAGCTCTTTCAGGGGCTCACACACTTGGCTTCTCTCACTGTGACCGTTTTGCAAACCGTATCTACTCATTTACCCCATCCAACCCTGACCCTTCTTTGGATCCAGAATATGCTAAACAACTTATGGGAATGTGCCCTCAAAATGTAGATCCTTCCATTGCTATAAACATGGACCCTGTGACTCCACGAACCTTTGACAACGAGTATTACAAGAATCTGGTTGGAGGAAAGGGTTTGTTCACCTCAGATCAGGTGCTCTTCACTGATGAATCATCTCAAGGCACTGTTAATGACTTTGCTAATAACGGTTTCGACTTTAATGGAGCTTTTGTCACTGCAATGAGAAAACTCGGAAGGGTTGGAGTCAAAACTGGTGATAAAGGTGAAATAAGACTGGACTGCAGCAGGTTCAACTCATAA
- the LOC107860775 gene encoding zinc finger protein 511, which produces MAMEFETQRELGFPFWKPIRRRFGPDDPFFAYGNIQRELLAKQIALDLTEEEKQLVQNIITDEEISNLFCPIIGCGARMKSLDDFEDHYATRHTASCSVCSRVYPTSRLLSIHVSEAHDSFFQAKAARGFPMYECLVEGCGVKLKSYKSRQQHLVDKHKFSASYEFFRKARPSKKQRQKLQYKQASYQTQETSSAMQVEEERIDNLVSAVSKLTTADSPSAISFGRSRTRGLSFVPRAVNRQRGSVTSTGGTKK; this is translated from the exons atggCGATGGAATTTGAAACGCAAAGGGAATTAGGGTTTCCTTTCTGGAAGCCAATTCGTCGACGTTTTGGTCCTGATGATCCCTTCTTCGCTTATGGCAACATTCAACGAGAGCTTCTCGCTAAGCAG ATTGCATTGGATTTGACCGAAGAAGAGAAGCAGCTTgttcaaaatatcatcacagATGAGGAAATCAG CAATCTCTTCTGTCCAATCATTGGTTGTGGTGCACGGATGAAATCTCTCGATGACTTTGAAGACCACTATGCTACGCGACATACTGCATCTTGCTCTGTCTGCTCTCGAGTTTACCCAACATCACGCCTGCTCAGCATACATGTGTCAGAGGCTCATGATTCCTTTTTTCAGGCAAAAGCTGCTCGTGGCTTTCCCATG TATGAGTGCCTGGTGGAAGGCTGTGGTGTCAAGTTGAAGAGCTACAAAAGCAGGCAGCAACATCTAGTTGACAAGCATAAATTTTCAGCTTCTTATGAGTTCTTCAGAAAAGCTCGTCCATCAAAGAAACAGAGGCAGAAATTGCAGTATAAACAAGCATCGTATCAGACTCAAGAGACGTCAAGTGCAATGCAAGTCGAGGAAGAAAGGATAGATAATCTTGTTTCAGCAGTATCGAAATTAACCACTGCAGACTCTCCTTCAGCAATCAGCTTTGGCCGTAGTAGGACTCGTGGATTATCATTTGTGCCTCGTGCTGTTAATCGACAGAGAGGATCAGTCACCTCAACTGGTGGAACAAAAAAGTAG